The sequence AAGGAGTACTTCCACAAAGATGGCAGCGTGGTCCCGGTGCTGATCGGCGTGGCCGCCTTCGACAAGGATTGCGAGCGCGGGGTGGCCTACGTCGTCGACATGACGGAACGAAAGCGCGCAGAGGGGGAGCTGCGGCGCAGCCGCCAGTACCTGGCGCAGGCGCAGAAGATCAGCCACACCGGAAGCTGGGCATGGAGCCCGGTTTCAAATACCGTTCTGTACTGGTCGGACGAATGTTATCGCGTCCTCGGCCATGACCCCGCGAAGGGGCTGCCTTCGTTCGAACAATTGGTCGAAGACGTTCATCCTGACGACCGCTCCCGAGTCCTGGAGAGCTGGGGGAAGGCCGTGGGCGAAGGTTCCGACTGGGAAGTCGAGTACCGGCTCGGGAACTTCGATACCGGCGTGAGAGCCGTCCGTTCCGTGGGGCATCCGATTCTCGACCGTTCAGGCCAGCCGATCGAGTACATCGGCACCGTGATCGATGTCACTGAGCAAAAGCGTGCAGAAGATGAACGGAGGGAGTACCTGTGGTTCCTCGAATGCATGGACCGTATCAATCGCGCCATGCAGCGAACCAACGAGGTCGAGCGCATGACAAGCGGCGTGCTTGAAGAGACGCGCGCGATCTTCGACTGCGATCGGGCCTGGCTGATGTATCCCTGCGATCCGGATACGCTGACGTGTCGCGCGGTGATGGAGCACACGCATGCGGACTTTCCGGGCGCCTTTGCACTTGGCGAGGCGTTCCCGGTCGATGCCCTGGCGGCGGAAGTCCTGCGCGACATGCTGCACGCGAGCGGCGCGGTGGTAGATCCAGACATCCCGTCGGAGATTCGCGAGCGGTTCAATATCCTGTCGACGATCGCGATCGTGGTTCGTCCCAAGGGCGACAGGCCGTACGTGTTCGGGCTCCACCAGTGCTCGCGTGTGCGCTTATGGACCATCGGGGAGCGGCGGCTCTTTGAGGAGATTGGCAGACGCCTGGAAGATGCGTTGACGAGTGCGCTCGCGCACCATCACCTGGTCGCTAGCGAGGAGGCGCTGCGACATGCGCGGGAAAAGCTGGCTCAGGCGTCACGGATGGCGACGGTCGCCGAGCTGTCCGCATCCATCGCCCACGAAATCAACCAGCCGCTGCAGGCCGTTGTGGCCAATGGGCAGGCTTGCCGGCGCTGGCTCGCTGCCACGCCGCCCGACATCGACAATGCACGGCTCAGCGCAGAAGCCATCGTTCTTGACGGATACGCTACGGCGGAGGTGATAAACCGTATTCGCGCGCTGTTCAAGCATACGGCTCCTGCAAAGGTCGATCTCGACGTCAACAAGCTGATCCTTCAGGTTTGTGCGTTGATGGCCGATGAAATCCAGGTGAACGCGATCTTGCTCGAAACACAACTGGCCCAGGACGTGCCAATGATCAAGGCTGACGCGGTGCAGATCCAGCAGGTGATCGTCAATCTTGTGCGTAACGCTATCGAGGCGTTGGTGCCGACGACGGAGCGTAAGCAGTCGCTATTGATACGCTCGCGTCGCGACGGGGACAACGTGGTGGTCGACATTCAGGATGAGGGCATGGGGCTGGCGGATCTGGAGAAGATATTCGAGCCCTTTGCCACCACAAAAGAAACGGGCATGGGCATGGGGCTGGCGATCTGCCGATCGATCGTGGAATCGCACGCAGGGCGCATCTGGGTCGTGCGTAATGAGGTCCGGGGCGTGACCTTCAGCTTCAGCCTTCCGGCCGGGACATAGCCGTCAGCGCATAGCAAGTCTCATCAGTACCTCGAACGGTAGCGCGAGCAGTGCGGCTCGCAAGATCGGACGGCGTTGTCAGGTAAGCGTAGGGGTAGCGACGGACTACCTTGAATATGTAATATCGAACCCGAATGCAACGTTCTATCCTGTTTATTCGGGCGTATTCCGAAGGCGAGCGCCATGGAAGTTGACAATGGCGGGGTAGCCGGTGAAGCGTCCGGCTCAGGAAATTGTGGAGCTTGCAACCGTGTTATCGCGAGACTGCGTAGGCATTGAGGACGGCTGGCGAAATGTTTCGCCAGCCGATGGGATCGTTGTGTCCCGTTGGCGCATGCCGAACGACACAGAGACAAGGTTCGAGCACGCCGGACTGGTGGACTTCTTCACTGTTGCGGTACACCTCACCTCGACCCGCATGATCTTCTATCACGCGGGCGAAGTGGTGTGGAGCGGATTCGTCGCGCCCGGTTCGATGCTGGTTACGCAACCCGGCGTGAGCGCCGCGGTCCGATTCCATTCTCCGTGTGACGTGTTGCACATCTTCCTGCCCGTGCAGCATGTCAGGCGTTATTTCTCGGCTGGCTATGTGGACAACGCGCCTAACCCCATGACCGTGGGTGGGCGAGGGCTGACGTGTGACACCGCGATTGAAAGACTCGCGCTGTCGTTAGCAGATTTGTAGGACTGCGCTGTGACGTTTCGCCGCCAATATGCTTTCGCCATTCGAGACGCAATCATCGCACGGCTGCTTTCTCACGGCGTCAATTCGACGAACACGCCGCCTGGCCAGGTTCGGCGTACGTCGCTCCCGACCTGGAGACTCGAACGCGCGATGGAATTCATCGAGGCGCACCTCGCCGAGCCCATTTCGCTGGAAGATATGGCGGCGAGTGCGGGTGTGACACGCATGCATTTTGCTGCTCAGTTTCGCCTCGCGATGGGGACTTCACCTCATGAGTACCTGAGGCGTCGACGGATTGAGCGCGCCAAGCCGTACCATTCTGAATGGGGATAAGACGATTCTGGATGTCGCGCTTGCGTGTGGGTTCCGCTCGCATGCCCATTTCGGCTCAGTTTTCAAGCGCCTTGTAGGCGCTTCGCCGAACGGATGGCGAGCGGAACGATTAAAGAAGGACACCGTACCGTGCTAGCACGGTAGCCGGTCGTGCGATTTGGAAAGCGATAGAAGGCGAGGCACGGCACTATGATCTGAAGTGCGGCACGCGGGTTCGAGCGCCGCCGCGGAGCGCATCATGGCCGCGAGTTGGTCCCTCGAACGGTCCGCGTCAGGTGATACGCGGCGTTTCCAGGAAACGCCAGGATTCCATGTAGAGCGACTTTGGGTCGCGCCAATCCAGGAGGAAACGAGATGCTTAAAGCCTTTTCAGTTCCCATCACGCCGCAAGGAAAGTCCGCATTGGCGACGCTGCCGCCGTGGCACTATTCCAGCGACTGTCTCGCCATCGAATACTGGGCCGACCCGAAGGCGATCGCCGCGCTCCTCCCGCCAGGCGTCACGGTGGACGAAAAATCAGGCGGGCGCGCTTTCTTCTGGTTTCTGGACTGGCAGTTCACGGGTTCCAATGACGAATTGACGGACCCCGCCCGGTATCAATACCGCGAGGCCTTCGTTCTGGTCGAGGCGGTCTTCGACGGTGTTCCGGTCAACTATTGCCCTTACATCTTCGTGGATAACGATGCCGCCATATCCCGTGGATGGGCACAGGGGTTTCCAAAGAAACTCGCCAGCGTCTATCAGACTCGCAGCTTCTGCGCGCCTAGCCTCGCCGCGGCGCCGCTTGCCAAGGGCAGTCGCTTCGGCGGCAGTGTGGCCGCGCACGGGGAACGGCTGGCGACCGCCCGTATCCAGCTCGAGGAACCGGTCGCTGACCCGGCGACTGTTTTCAACCGGCCGACGACGATGCGCCGTTACTTTCCCCAACTGGCGGCCGGCCAGTGGGACAAGCCACCGGTCGACGAACTCACCATGTCGCTAACGGACAATCTCGCGATCGTGGATGTCTGGACCGGATCGGCGGAACTGAAGATTCCCGAAGTCGACGGCGAGGACATGTACCTGATTGCGCCACTGCGCGTCGGCCGCGGATATCGGCTGGGTATGTCGTACTCCGTGACGGATCTGCGCATTCTGAAGAACTACGTCGGATGATTGTCTCGAAGGGCCCCTGAGTTTTAACAGGGGCCATTTGTATCCGCGTCCTTCGTGAAGGCTCGCAAAACGTCAGAATAGGAGTCACGTCAATGCCGCTCTACACGATAACCATTCAGGATGGCGTACTTGGCAGTGAGGCTAAGACCAGCCTCGCGATGGAATTCACGACCCTGCATTCCGACTATGCCGGTGTGCCGAAGAATTGGGTGCATGTCGTGTTTCAGGACTATGCACCGGGCAGCGGGTTCACCGCCGGAGAACCCGCCGCAACAGCCGCGCTCACGCTGTTGATCCGAACCGGCCGGTCATCTGAATACAAGCGGGAATTGTTGCAGCGTCTTTGGAAACTGTTGCAGACCGCGACGGGCGCGCCCGATGACCAGATTGTCATCGGCATTCAGGAGGTGCCAGCCAGTCAGGCGATGGAGATGGGGAAGGTCATGCCGGACGTTGCGAACGAATAGGGTGACGGCGCAGACGGCCACTCCGTGCGTTCTGTTCTCATCCAATCGTCTCGTCGGCCCGTGTCTGATCCGAAGTGGATCTGCCTTGAACGGGGCACGTCCTCACTGGACTCCGGCCGACGTCGAGCCGTATGAATCTGTGAGACCCATGACATGGATAATGCTGCCAAGGAGGCTGTTGACGCCCGAATCCAGCCGCAAGAAGCAATGGCCGAGTTTGCCAGGGTCCTCTGGCACCTGCGCGCCATTCTGGCGATGCTGCTGACACTTTTCCTCATTTTGTCGATCACCCTGTATTACGTTGACGGAGCCGTCGATGCAGCCACGCGCGCACCGTCATCGCTAGGCGAAACTTTCTACTTTTGCGCAGTCACGGCGCTGACCATCGGCTACGGCGACGTGGTGCCGGCCACCACGCTTGGCCGGATCATCGCGGTTTCGCTTGGACTGCTCGGCGTGTTGATAACAGGTGTGATAACGGGGTCCGCTGTCTATGCTATTCAGATGGCGGCGCACCGGGCCGGGCTACGATCTGGATAGTCGCGGCTGACATACGCAAGCGTCCCCGCTCACCGTACGAACGAGCAAAGATCCGTTCCCTGGCGAACCAGACCGCGACCGGGGGCAACTCAAGCAGGTGGCGCAACATAGGGCACAAGAGGCTGTCATTCTGGTTGGTGCGACCTGCTGCGGCACCGCGGGCGACAGAGGACTTCTGCATCCGGAGCTTGTCGCCTCGACCACAAGGGAGGAACATGGACACGCGGAAGCGAACCCGGCCGGCGCCTATGTCTCCTCAAACCGTACCTGCGAAATGGGGTTGAGGCACGTCACCGGGCGACCTTACGAGTCTTTCGTATTCAGTCTCGAGCAATGCACCAGGGAGACCTGAATGGCACGCAACACCGCCTTTCCATGAGCGTCGCTGATCCGTGCTCGCCGGTTAGAAACCGTGCTTCTGCGAGTACGGCAACGGCACGCGCTCGCCAGAATCGGGACATGCTTCGAGGAACCTCGGTTCGATGCGCTGACATCGGACCTACCGGCTGGGCGCACCCAGCAGCGACTACTCACCTGAACGGAGAGGCAAGATGGCAAAGATGGCAGCCGAGTACATGGTCGATGCGCTAGCAAAGGCGGGCGTGAAGCGCATTTTTGGTGTCGTAGGCGATTCGCTGAACGGATTTACGGACGCGCTGCGCCGCGATGGGTCCATTGAGTGGGTTCACATGCGGCACGAGGAAAGCGCGGCTTTCGCCGCAGGCGCCGAGGCTCACCTCACCGGCCAGCTCGCGGTCTGTTGCGGAAGCTGCGGCCCGGGCAATCTGCATCTCATCAACGGACTGTTCGATTCCCATCGCAGTGGTGTTCCGGTTCTTGCCATCGCGGCCCATATCCCCAGCTCGGAAATCGGCATCGACTATTTTCAGGCCACGCATCCTGAACTGCTGTTCAAGGAGTGCAGCCACTACGTCGAACTCGTGTCGCATCCCGACCAGCTACCGCAGATTCTCGGGCGGGCGATCCGGACGGCGGTGGCGCGCAAGGGCGTCGCTGTCGTCGTGGTGCCGGGAAACGTGGCGCTCGGACCGCTGACGAAACCCGTGCCGAACTGGAGCATGCCCGCGGCCCCCGTGATCCGGCCGTCGAACGACGAGCTGGTCAAGCTCGCGAACTTGCTGAACGGATCGAAGCGGGTGACCTTGCTCTGCGGAGCCGGTTGCAAGGACTCGCACGCGGAAGTGGTGGAACTTGCGCGCAAGCTGCAAGCGCCGATCGTGCACTCGCTGCGCGGCAAGGAATACATCGAATACGACAACCCGTTCGACGTGGGCATGACGGGGCTGGTCGGATTCGCATCCGGCTATGCGGCAATGAAAAGCTGCGACATGCTGCTGATGCTGGGTACCGACTTTCCCTATCGCCAGTTCTATCCCGAGGGCGTGACGATCGCGCAGGTTGACCTGAGAGCCGAGGCGCTCGGCAATCGCTGCCCGATCGAGTTAGGCGTACTGGGCACGGTCAAAGACACGCTCGCCGAACTGTTGCCGATGATTCCCGAGAAAACCGACAGCAGCTTCCTGAAGCGTGCGCTCGAGGACTATCGCGACGCCCGCAAGGCACTGGACGCGCTGGCGGAGCCGGAAGCCGGCAGTCATACCATCCATCCGCAGTACGTGACCCGGCTGGTGAGCGAGATCGCGGACGACGACGCGATCTTCTCGTGTGACGTCGGCACGCCGATCGCGTGG comes from Burkholderia sp. GAS332 and encodes:
- a CDS encoding voltage-gated potassium channel, whose protein sequence is MDNAAKEAVDARIQPQEAMAEFARVLWHLRAILAMLLTLFLILSITLYYVDGAVDAATRAPSSLGETFYFCAVTALTIGYGDVVPATTLGRIIAVSLGLLGVLITGVITGSAVYAIQMAAHRAGLRSG
- a CDS encoding pyruvate dehydrogenase (quinone) encodes the protein MAKMAAEYMVDALAKAGVKRIFGVVGDSLNGFTDALRRDGSIEWVHMRHEESAAFAAGAEAHLTGQLAVCCGSCGPGNLHLINGLFDSHRSGVPVLAIAAHIPSSEIGIDYFQATHPELLFKECSHYVELVSHPDQLPQILGRAIRTAVARKGVAVVVVPGNVALGPLTKPVPNWSMPAAPVIRPSNDELVKLANLLNGSKRVTLLCGAGCKDSHAEVVELARKLQAPIVHSLRGKEYIEYDNPFDVGMTGLVGFASGYAAMKSCDMLLMLGTDFPYRQFYPEGVTIAQVDLRAEALGNRCPIELGVLGTVKDTLAELLPMIPEKTDSSFLKRALEDYRDARKALDALAEPEAGSHTIHPQYVTRLVSEIADDDAIFSCDVGTPIAWTARYLKMNGKRRLVGSFNHGSMANSMLHSIGAQAAFKDRQVISMSGDGGFTMMMGEFVTLIQTGLPVKIVVLNNGTLGFVELEMKAGGFIDTGCDLKNPNFAMMANAMGIKGVRVEHPAELEGALREAFSHPGPALVDVVSARQELVMPPVTTADEAYHFGMFMLRAVMDGRGQQLIDLAKVNLFR
- a CDS encoding acetoacetate decarboxylase is translated as MLKAFSVPITPQGKSALATLPPWHYSSDCLAIEYWADPKAIAALLPPGVTVDEKSGGRAFFWFLDWQFTGSNDELTDPARYQYREAFVLVEAVFDGVPVNYCPYIFVDNDAAISRGWAQGFPKKLASVYQTRSFCAPSLAAAPLAKGSRFGGSVAAHGERLATARIQLEEPVADPATVFNRPTTMRRYFPQLAAGQWDKPPVDELTMSLTDNLAIVDVWTGSAELKIPEVDGEDMYLIAPLRVGRGYRLGMSYSVTDLRILKNYVG
- a CDS encoding Phenylpyruvate tautomerase PptA, 4-oxalocrotonate tautomerase family, which produces MPLYTITIQDGVLGSEAKTSLAMEFTTLHSDYAGVPKNWVHVVFQDYAPGSGFTAGEPAATAALTLLIRTGRSSEYKRELLQRLWKLLQTATGAPDDQIVIGIQEVPASQAMEMGKVMPDVANE